The genomic segment CACCGCGCGCAGCGCCGCTTCGACGCCGCGATCGATGCCGATTCCGGCCACGATCATGCGATCGACCAAACGGTTGCGGATGCGCGCGGCGTCGTCCATGCACCCGTTATACCGCGTTTTAGCGCAGGATCGGATGGACGTCCCCAAACTCGTGCTAGAGCGGCCGCTCGCGCAGGCCGACCGCGATGGCCTCGGCGAGAAACGGCGGGCACCGCCGCCTCGAGCGTGGCGCATCTGGTGCTACTCATGTCGCACGCCTCCCTGCACGAAGAAGCGGGCGCTTCCAGGAGCGCCCGGCGCCCGGGGGCGAATGGATTGGCATGCATCTCAGCCCTGAAACCGTCGATCACTTCTTTGCGTCGATCGTGTGGATCGCCCTCATCGTTATCGTCATCGCCGCCTACATCGGGACGCGCGGTTCGGGCGCTGGTAAGGCTCCGATCGGCCGGACGTATGCGTGTGCGAACTGCGGTCGCCGCGGCAATCACGAACACATGGTGCCCGTCAATGCGGGCGGCTCGGTCGTCTGGTACTGCGCCAAACACTCCGGCTCGCACTAACGAACCGGCTTCACCGAACCCATAACATGAAAAACGCACCACGGTGCGTTTTTTGCATTCGACGCGTCCTTCGACAAGCTCAGGATGACAAAGGTGTTGTCATGGTGAGCTTGTCGATCCACGTGCTGGTCAACAAGCCCCGCTCTTTGTCATGGTGAGCTTGTCGAACCACGTGCTGGTCAACAAGCCCCGCTCTTTGTCATGGTGAGCTTGTCGAACCATGTGCTGGTCAACAAGCCCCCGCTCTTTGTCATGGTGAGCTTGTCGAACCACGTGCTGGTCACCGAGCCCCGCTCTTTGTCATGATGAGCTTGTCGAACCACGTGCGGGTCGACGGGCGCTAGATCTGGACGACTTCGCGGACTTCGGGGACGTCGGCGCAGACGACGGCTTCGATCGCGCCTTTGAGCGTCATCGAGGATGCGGGGCAGCCGCCGCACGCACCGAGCATCTGGACGAATGCGGTGCCGTCTTCGACTTTGATGAGCCAGACTTCGCCGCCGTCCATTTGAATGCCGGGCCGTACTTTGTCGAGCGCTGCGTTGACGCGCTCTTCGAGGGTCTCTATTGCGAATAGCCTTTCATGACTTCGTGCATCCGGCCGCTCATGGCCAATGCCTCGTCCCACTTGCGCTGCCACATGTTGCGGCCGAAGATCAACCCGACGCACCCGGCCTCCATCGCGATTTTCGCTTTGTGAATCGTGTCGTCGTCGCTGGCTTTGCTTCCGCCGGAGACCAGCACGAGCGAGCGTCCCGCGGACTTCACAACCTTCGCAAGTCCCTCTTCATCAGACAGCTGGAGCGTGTCGTAAGGTTTCGGTAATTGGCCGGCGGTGGCCGCATCGAACTTCGGAACGTTCAATTTGATCACGTCCACGCCCATCTCGCAGGCGACTCGCGCCGCGTAGTCGATCGCGTAGAGCGAATCGATGCCGCCCTTGGCTTTGATCGCCGCGCCGCGCGGATAGGCCCAGACGATCAGCGGCATGCCGTAGCGTTCGCACTCGCGGCGAACTTCGTTGCACTGCGCGATATCCACGTCTTGCGCGGGGCTGCCGACGTAGAGCGTGTATCCAACCGCGTCGGCGCCCAATCGCACGGCATCTTCGACCGACGAGGTGAGCGAACTAAACGAATCGTCGTCGTTCGGTACGTTCGTCTTGCCGTTGATCTTAAGCACGAGCGGCACTTTGCCCGCGTAGGCCTTGTGATATTTCTCCGCCAGACCGACGTGCAGCGCGATGCCCGAAAAATTACCTGCGACCGCGAGGCGGTAGATCCAATCGGTATCGAT from the Candidatus Baltobacteraceae bacterium genome contains:
- a CDS encoding NifU family protein, with translation MRRVDLRPQHVAAQVGRGIGHERPDARSHERLFAIETLEERVNAALDKVRPGIQMDGGEVWLIKVEDGTAFVQMLGACGGCPASSMTLKGAIEAVVCADVPEVREVVQI